TCAGCATGTTCATTGAAGCCTTGTTGAGCTTCACAAAGGTTCCACTGAAGATTTAACAAAGGCGAAGAAGCTGCAACACCTTTCGGACCTTTGGGTTCACACCACTGATACCTCTGATCCTGATGACAAACGGCAATTTGGGTTTTGCAGGTACATAGAAGTTGCCAGCTTTTCTGGCCATCCTAGCCATTCGAATTTCAGTTCTGTACATCTGCCTATATTCCTTGTGATAGTGCTTCACTTTTTCATAGATAAGCTTCCTCCTTGCCTTTTGAATCATCTTTTGGGCAAATTTCTTTCTCGGGCCTTTGATCTTCAGCTCTGGGAAATTCCTTCGCTTTTTAAGGGTTTCTGGCATAGCAAGaacctccttctttttctctctctttttttttttaagacggggtcttgctctgtctcccatgctggagtgcaatggtgcgatctcgactcaatgcaacctccccctcctgcattcaagcaattctcctgcctcagcctcctgagtagctgggatcacaggggctggccaccatgcccggctaattttgttttgaatttttagtagagacggggttttgtcatgttggccagcctggtcttgaactcctgacctcaggtgacctgcccacctcggcctcccaaagtgttgggattacaggtgtgagccactgcaccccggcccTCTCCTTCTTATCTACAACACTCTACATGAGGGTTCCAGCCAGAAAagaggctacttttttttttttgttttttttttgagagggagtctcgctctgtcgccaggctggagtacagtggagcagtcttggctcactgcaacctccacctcccgggttcaagcgattctcctgcctcagcctcccgagtagctaggactacaggcgcctgccaccacgcctagctaattttttgtatttttagtagagacggggtttctccatgttagccaggatggtctcaatctcctgatcttgtgatctgcccaccttggcctcccaaagtgctaggattacaggggtgagccaccacgcctggcctttttttttttagatggagtcttgttctgttgcccaggctggagtgcagtggcacgatctcagctcactgcaacctccacttcccgggttccagcaattcttctgcctcagcctcccaagtagctgggattgcaggcacatgccaccacgcccggctaatttttgtattttaagtagagacgggatttcaccatgttggccaggctggtctctaactcctgacctcaggtgatccacctgtcttgacttcccaaagtgctgggattacaggcatgagctgccgtgactggccttttatttttttgagacaaggtctcactctgttgcccaggctgaagtgcagtggctcgtgtccacccactgcagccttgacctcctgggctcaaacgattttcctcttagcctcccaagtagctgggaccataggtgtgtgccaccatgcccagtgaatttttgtatttttggtagagacgaggttttgtcatgttgcccggCTGGCcgtgaacttctgagctcaagtgatctgccagccttggcctccaaagtgctgggattacatgtgtgagccactgtgcccatccatatgtttaactttttgaggaaccatcaaACTGTTTACCACAGAGGCTGAACCATTtaacattcctaccagcaatgtataaggattctaatttctccacatccttgtaatcaaccaacttttaaaatttaaatctggctgggcacggtggctcaagcctgtaatcccagcacttttggaggctgaggtgggtggctcacttgaggtcacgagttagagaccagcttgggcaacatgacaaaacctcgtctctaccaaaaatacaaaattcatcgggcatggttgcacacacctatggtcccagctacttgggaggctgagaggaaaatcgtttgagcccaggaggtcaaggctgcagtaagccgacatcgagccactgcacttcagcctgggcaacagagtgacaccttgactcaaaaagataaaaggccagtcatggcggctcatgcctgttatcccagcactttgggaagtcaagacaggtggatcacctgaggtcaggagttcgagaccagcatggccaacatggtgaaaccccgtctctactacaaatacaaaaattagccgggtgtggtggcatgtgcctgtaatcccagctactcgggaggctgaggtgggtggatcacttgaggtcagaagttagagaccagcctgggcaacatgacaaaacctcatctctaccaaaaatacaaaaatttagtagagccccgtctctactaaacaataaaaaaaagaaaattagccaggcatggtggtgtgtgcctgcagtcctagctactcaggaggctgaggtgggactattgcttgaactgggaggtggaggttgcagtgagccaagatggtgccactgcactccagcctaggtgacagagatgagaccctgtctcaagaaaaaaaaaaaaatcttaagaaatgTCATACAAATTGTCCTAAATAGAAGATAATGATGAATTAAATACAAgtctatgacttttttttttttaagtttgtgtcTTGAGacctagacattttaaaaaactacactACACCATAAGGCACagagtgaatatttatttatcacaGAGGTCAAGCCGAAGCTCTAATTTTATAAATCCTGGAAAAGCTGGCCAGAAAAGTACagagacttgcccaaagtcaaagCTAAAGATGCTTCCAGAGgccaggagagaagaaaatgttttagtaGCACTCCATAACTGGACCCTCAAATCTACTCACTCCAAGCATCCCTTCAAGTTCCTGACCCCAAAGTAAGAatctcagtaagaaaaaaatagagatggtttCCAAATAGGAGGTAGGACACCATGAGTGGCATCGAGCAATAACTGCAACAGTCTGGCTAAAGATAGCTGCCACTTATGACATCTGAGCATGAaactagctaattttaaaatggccatTTAATACATGCATGTAAGAAATCTTGTATCCCCTaaatctatacaaataaaaaactataaatacaaataaaataaaatggccattaaaaaaacaaacaaacaaacaaaaaacaacctgtGGCTTCCAAATcccttatcttttcatttattcataaagATTTCTGGTCCCACCCATGTTCCAGGACAAGTTGTATCAATATACCCCAATCCTTTCTAACGCCCTGAGTTCTTTCTTCCACATATCTTCTAATTCGTGGTCTGGGAGGGAAAAGGGTAGTGGAGTTCTCAGGTGGATGACATCTCCAAAGGGGAGAGGACAAAGGCCTCTGGCTTGGCTTCCTGCTTCAGCACTCCAGTCAGCAGGAACTCAGGCGAGAGGAGGGGCAGCCCAACCCGTAGTGGAATGGAGCAATGAGGGAAGTCCTGAGGGCATGTGATCACAACTCTCTGAGGCTGGGGAAGACAGAGCAAAGGCAAAATCAGGTGAAAAAGAATCCTAGAAATGGGTTCAGGACCCACTAACCAGTCTTACCATCACTAAAATAATACCTCCTAATATGAAGCCAAGTGAAGCACACCGCATACTGTCTATGAAATACTCTtgctaggccgggcgcagtggctcatgcctgtaattacacagcactttgggaggctgaggcgggtggatcacgaggtcaggagatcaagaccacggtgaaaccctgtctctactaaaaatacaaaaaaaaaaaaaaaaaaaaattagccgggcgcgctgacgggtgcctgtcgtcccagctactcgggaggctggggcaggagaatggcgtgaaaacccaggaggcggagcttgcagtgagccgagatcgcgccactgcactccagcctgggctacagagcaagactccatctcaaaagaaaaaaaaaaagaaaaaaaaaaaagaaatactcttgctagaggccaggcacagtggctcacgcctataatcccagcactttgggaggccgaggtgggtggatcacgaggtcaagagatcgagaccatcctggccaacatggtgaaaccccgtctttagtaaaaataaaaaaattagctgggcgtggtggtgtgcgcctgtagtcccagctactcgggaggttgaggcaggagaacagcttgaacccgggagatggaggttgcagtgagccaagactgctccactgtactccagcctggcgacagagtgagactctctcaaaaaaaaaaaatacttttgctaGAAAGATGAACCTGAATTTATTCAAGCTTTTACAATTATCTGCAATTTCCAGGAAATATGGAGTACAGAGGAACAAGATAAATTATATGACAAGGAGGCAAACCCAAAATTCCAGACTGAGGAACATTCTAAAGGACAAGTGACCCAGCTTCTGCAGGAAATAGATGGCATAAAAAAAGCTGGGTGGGTTAAGGGATGCTCTAGAGTAAAGATAATTAAGAAGATAATAGGTGTGGCAGTATGTGGACCTTATTTGAATCCTGATTTGAACAACTGTATAGAGACATTTTTCAGACAATGGGAGAAATTTTATTAATGGAGTGTGAGCAAATGACCAATAAACTACTGTTAATTTTGCTTAGGATCAATAATGGCATTgtgattatgaaataaaatgtacgTATTTCTTAGAgatatatatttaagtatgtaggaagaaataatataatattggcagtttgctttaaaatatttcagcaaagaaagagaaaggaaaaaaagaaagaataaagaaaaataaaaagaaatgaaatacttcagcaaagaaaatcaaaggaaaaagccgggcgcggtggctcacgcctgtaatcccagcactttgagaggccgaggcgggcagatcatgacctcaggagatcaagaccatcctggctaacacagtgaaaccccatctctactaaaaatacaaaagaattagccgggcgtggtggcgggcacctgtagtcccagctactcgggaggctgaggcaggagaatggtgtgaacccaggaggcggagattgtagtgagccgagattgtgccactgcactccagcctgagagtgagactccatctcaaaaaaaaaaaaaaaaaaaaaaaaagaaaatcaaaggaaaaaagggaTAGATGGAGCAAATGTAGCATAATCTAAATTAAGCTGCTGCTGAATCTCGGTGATTGTTATATGGGGGTATCAGCAGATCTGTCCCCTCATTCCTATCCCTTTCTATACCATAGGTCTTTTCCCCCACCCTCTCACTACTTTATATTCCTTTCTGAAcctccatttttttccctccaatcTTTGCCATTCCAGCCACCTCTTTAACTGCCATTGCCACCTCACCCAGACCCAGAACATCCTAAGCATACCTTATAGGACCGAGGCATGCTGGGTAGGTATGTGCCTCCACAGCAGCTAATAATCTCTCCCATCTGAGGTGGTGGTGGCTGGACTCCAGGGGTCACATAGATCTCATAGCcctaagagaaagaaatgatggAGATGGTATTGTAGATTGGGAAGCACTGGAGGGAGGGCTGAAGCACAGGTTAAAAGATAGCCTCTCACCTCTAGCAGCCTTCGCTCCCGAGCCCTGCTCAGTGCGTCTTGAAGGCTAAAGCCAAAGTTCTTCTCTTGCTCAGGGTCGGTCACCACATATTCATCCGGGGGTAAGAAGAAACCAGCCTTGCGGGACTAAGGACGGCAGCAGTCAGCATCAAAGCTCAGCCCAGCCCCTCAATCAGCTCTGCTGCCTAGCATTTAGAGAGAGCTcacaaaatgtcttttaaatcaATGCAGGCTTCTGGCTCACCAATGCCCCTGTCTTCCTGTAACGCCTCTTCCCTTCCACCACTTTCTAGGGCACTATATGAGCAGTCTTGCCACTATATCGGTCTGTCATCATCCCTTGGCCTCTCACCTGATGCAGCCAGTCCAGGGACAGAATGGGGATTCCCCGCCCCAGGGCACACAGGAACTTGACTGTCCGGCGGATGCGATCAGTGACCAGGTGGGAAGCCTCTGCCGCTGAACCAGCCAGACTTCCCCCCAGTGCCAGCACAGCCCGCTCTCCCCGAGCATCCACCACTCCTGTGAAGAGCACCTGTGGAAGGGTTGACCTGAGGTGGTTACGGCAACCCATGCCATCAGCACCCATCTCTACAATCCTCTAGGTCTCCTTGCATCCTCCCCTCATCTCTGTCTCCCACAAAGTCCCATGCCTTTGTCTCTTACTTTGGGGGCTGTTGATTCTTGGTTAAGTTTGGTCCGTCGGAGGCTGCGGCTTGGTATTCTGTTGGGCTCCTCCTCTGcctggtctctctttctcttgcctggttttGGAGTCACGACATCCTGAGATTGAGAAAAATCTTGGTGGGAGTTTCAGAGCCCTGAAGTCATTTTTCCCAGCTTTGTGGTCCCAACCCTCTCCTCACCTCTTCCTTCCCTGGCTTCTCTGCAgtatcttcttcctcttccttgatAATCACTGTCTTCTGGGAGACTTCCCCTCTTTGGGGCTGTTTTTGATGTGGTGGTGAATCCATGGTAGCTAAAGACCTCTTGCGGCTTTGAGAGGCCTTAGGCTGGAGCTCCGGGGTGAACCTAGATCTACCTGCTGGTTCCACCTTTTGGATCTGGGAGGCATGAATTGGTGTCTCAAGAAGCTGGGGAGAGGCAGGCTCAGGAATGGCTGTAAGGGATTCAGCTGCTCTCACTGCTCCCCATCTTTGGTTCCTTGAGGCCTGGGATTTAGGTTCCAAGGGTGCAGAGCAAGGCTTATGGTCAATGGGAGCTGCGAGGGAGCCAGGGTTCCCAGCGGCTCTCTGCCTCTTGATGCAACTGGGTTGAGTAATAGGCTCAGGGGAAATAGGCTGGTCTGTGGTGACAGGAGATTGGAATTCAGGGGTGGTAGGAACCGGCATAGCTCTTACTGTGGAAGACCTCAGTGTTTTGCTCTGACCACCCTGAGCTATGGCCTCAGGGGTGACGGACTGGTCTGTGGGGGTAAAAGGCTCAAGATCAGAGGCTGCTGGTTCAACTGGTTTGGGAGTCTTGACAGAGGACCTATTTGTCTTTCTCCTAGTGGCCCTAGATGTGAGCTTGGGGGTGACAGGCTGGTCTGTGGAGGTGGTAGGATGGGGCTCAGGGGCTGTGGGGACAACTGGCTCAGGGGTCTTGACAGAGGACCTATTTGTCCTGCACCTAGTGGCCCGAGATGTGGGCTCAGGGGTGACAAGCTGGTTTCTGGAGGTGGAAGGCTGAAGCTCAGGGGCTATAGGGACAATTGATTCAGGGGTCTTGACAGAGGACCTATTTGTCCTGCCCCTAGTGGCCCGAGATGTGGGCTCAGGGGTGACAGGTTGGTCTGTGGAGGTGGAAGGCTGGAGCTCAGGGGCTGCGGGCACAACTGTTTCAGGGGTCTTGACAGAGGACCGATTTTTTCTTCCCCTAGTGGTCCGAGATGTGGGCTCAGAGGTGACAGGCTGGTCTGTGGAGGCGGAAGCCTGTAGCTCAGGGGCTGTGGGGACAACTGTTTCAGGAGTCTTGACAGAGGATCTATCTGTTCTTCCCCTAGTAGCCTGAGACGTAGGCTCAGGGGTAACAGGCTGGTCTGTGGAGGTGGAAGGCTGGAGCTCAGGGGCTGTGGGGACAACTGTTTCAGGGGTCTTCACAGAGGACCTATTTGTCCTGCCCCTGGTGGCCTGAGATGTGGGCTCAGGAGTGACAGGTTGGTCTGTGGAAGTGGAAGGCTCGAGCTTAGGGGCTGTGGGGACAAGTGTTTCAGGGGTCTTGCCAGAGGATCTATTTTTTCTTCCCCTAGTAGCCCGAGATGTGGGCTCAGGGGTGACAGGCTGCTCTGTGGAGGTGGAAGGTGGGAGCTCAGGGGCTATAGGGACAGTTGATTCAGGGTTCTTCACAGAGGACATATTTGTCCTGCTCCTAGTGGTCCGAGATGTGGGCTTAGGGGTGACAGGTTGGTCTGTGGAGGTGGAAATCTGGAGCTCAGGGGCTGTGGGGACAACTGTTTCAGGGGTCTTGACAGAGGACATATTTGTCCTGCTCCTAGTGGTCCGAGATGTGGGCTTGGGGGTGACAGGTCGGTCTGTGGAGGTGGAAGGCCGGAGCTCAGGGGCTGTGGGCACAACTGGTTCAGGGGTCTTGACAGAGGATCTATTTTTTCTTCCCCTAGTAGCCTGATATGTGGGCTCAGAAGTGACAGGCTGGTCTGTGGAGGTGGAAGGCTGGAGCTCAGGGGCTGTGGGGACAACTGGTTCAGGGGTCTTGACAGAGGATCTATTTTTTCTTCCCCTAGTAGCCTGAGAGGTGGGTTCAGAGGTGACAGGTCGGTCGGTGGAGGTGGAAGGCTGGAGCTCAAGGGCTGTGGGCACAACTGTTTCAGGGGTCTTGACAGAGGATCTACTTTTTCTTCCCCTAGTAACCTGAGATGTGGGCTCAGAGGTGACAGGCTGGTCTGTGGAGGTGGAAGGCTGGAGCTCAGGGGCTGTGGGGACAACTGGTTCAGGGGTCTTGACAGAGGACCTATTTGTCCTGCTCCTAGTGGCCTGAGATGTGGGCTTGGGAGTGACTGGCTGGGCTGTGGAGGTGGAAGGGTGGGGCTCAGGGGCAGCAGAGGTAGCTGGAAAGGGTGTCATTCTGGAGGACTTCCGAGTTCTAATTTTAGGCTTTGGGTGGAAAGGCTCCAGCTCTGAGGACAAGGGAGCCTCTGGAGCTTCCTGACTCCCATCTTGCCTGGTCTTACGAACGGTTGGCTTGATAGAAGGTAAAAGGGGAGAAAGAAGGGGCGGAGGTGCAAGATGTTTCTGGCTCTGAGAGTTAAGGGGCttttggggtggggctggggcttcAGGTACTGTAGGAGGCAGACAAGCATCTGGAGATTCCTGATCGCCCTAGGGAGAAACAGAAGCAAGTGagggggaggaggtggagaaaagagATAGAACTTGGATACTGTTCTTGATACTTGTTTATGGTTAGATAGGCTTACCAGATTtccaccgggcgtggtggctcacggctataatcccagcactttgggaggccgaggcgggcggatcacgaggtcaggagttcaagaccagcctggccaacatagtgaaaccccgtctctactaaaaatacaaaaaaaaaggccaggcatggtggctgatgcctgtaatcccagcactttgggaggccgaggcgggtggatcacaaggtcaggaaaccgagaccatcctggctaacacggtgaaaccccgtctctactaaaaaatacaaaaaattagccgggcgtggtggcgggcgcctgtagtcccagctacttggaaggctgaggcaggagaatggcgtgaactcgggaggcggagcttgcagtgagccgagatggtgccactgcactccagcctgggggacagagcaagactctgtctaaaaaaaaaaaaaaaaaaaaaaaaattagctaggtgtgttggcaggcgcctagtagtcccagctacctgggaggctgagggaggagagtcgcttgaacccgggaggcagaggttgcagtgagccaagattgcgccactgcactccagcctgggtgacagagtgagactgtctcaaaaaaaacaaaaaaatacacaaaaattagccgggtgacatgcgcctgtagtcccagctacttgggaggctgcggcaggaaaattgtttgaacccaagagacggaggttacagtaagctgagatcacgccactgcacactccagcctgggtgacagagacagactctgtctcaaaaaagaacaaaaacaaaaaatatgctcACTGGATTTTCCTTTCTGTCTATGATCTCTCCTCCATTAGACTGGGATCTACCTGGGAAGCTACCTTTTTCCCACAGACCTGTCTCCATAATGCTACTATAGTGTTCTCCACACGTGGATGATGGTAAGGAAAAGGATGGCTGgggcaaagaaagaagaaacacgAAGGGTCTTTCTTTTGAGTCAGGTAGGAGATACAACTTAGGAAACAGATATGGAAAACAACGGGTGCCGAGGATAAAGGAATAGAAGCCAATCAAGGCGtgacaaaaatggaagaaaactgaaTAATGAGAAAGGAATAGATTAAAGTGAGGCTAGGTGAAAGAGCATTGGAGAAGATATAGAGATGACTTGTGGAATAGGAGGTAGAAAAAGTAGCTCTCACCCTGGAAACCTTCTCAGCAGCTCTGATCCTGGAAGCCTTCTCAGCAGGTGGCATCTTGCAATTCAGGAGGCCTAGACAGAAAGTAAACACAAAGGTGGCTGAGTTCCAAGCAGCTGGTTGCCCAGGGGTTGATTATCACGAGGCCTGTGTATCACCTTGGGTTCCCCTCTGCCTTCACTTACCTTTCTGATGCCTCCTGGGGCTCACTGGGGATCCCCTTCCACCTGACTGGCTCCCAGAAGGTACGGGGGCTGAGGTAGGTCCCGGAAggtcccccgcccccaccccaggctCTGGTGTTGGGCTGGAGGCCTGCCCTTTCTGGTCCTGGCTCCCTCCCTCTGGCTCCCCTCTCTGTGTATCTCTCTCCAGGATCACTTTGGGCACCTTCTCTTCTAACTCGGCTGGATCGCACTCTCTGTTTGCTACTGGTCTCTCTACTTCTCTCTCAAATGCTTTGCTTGGAAGGGTCTGCTTCTGTACTTGTTTCTCTTGTATTTCCTCAGATGTCTCAATTTCTACCTTCAAACTCTCCCTATCTCTTTCAGGACTTGCACTTTCCCCATTTTTGTCAGATTCTTGTCTCTGGGTGTCTCTAGCTAACAACTGTTTTTGTTCTCTGTCCTGTTTCCCCTTGGTTAATTCTTCCTCTCCTGTCACATCTGTCTGTCTTTCTGGTAGCAgtttctcagtttctctctccaaTGGCCCTCTCTCAGGGCCCACCCTCTCTGCTGTTTCTTTTGGTATACCCATGACTTTATCCACAGTCTGCCTCCCTCTGCCTTGAATCCCCATTGGCTCTGTGTGAACTGGGCTCTCTGGATGTTGGTCTCCTGGTATTGCCCTAGGTGGAGACAGGCAAGGTCCATAGGCCTCAAGGTGCGTGTCAAAAGGCTGGGTCTCAGAGTCCTCAGACTCTCTCAGACAGAATGGCTGTGTAGCCAGGACCTCCCATGGTTCATCTAGGGTAcctggaaggggaggaaggaagagagagagagggagagggagagaaaagagggagaggaagagggaaagggaagTACAGGTTGACATAATAAATATGATGAGAAAGGATTTAGATAAACTCATGAATAATAAATCTGAACAGGTTATTAAAGGTAAGCTGGGAATAAGGGTGGTAGTTATAACATTTAACGTTTGTCTCAAAAAGGTCATAGccttaggcgggcatggtggctcagacatgtaatcccaggactttgggaggccaagacatgaggattgcttgaggccaggagtttgagactagcctggacaacatggcaaaaccccatctctacaaaaaatacaaaaaaattaggtgtggggACGGGGACCTGTagtcctgtagtctcagctacccgggaggctgaggtaggagaactacttgaaccccAAAGgtcaagactgtagtgagctgtgatcataccactgcacttcagcctgagtgacagagactctgtctcaaaaaaaaaaaaaaaaaaaaacccaagagaaaaagaaaaacatcatagCCTAATATGAGTTCCCTGAATAGTCTCtcatcataccactgcattccagcctgagtgacagagaccctgtctcaaaaaaagaaagaaagaaagaaagaaagaaaaacatcatagCCTAATAAGAGAGTTCCCTgaatagtctctctctctcaagacagtttcactctgtcacccaggctggagtgcagtggcatgatgttggctcactgcaactcccaactgctgggctcaggagatcctcccacctcagcctcccaagtagctgggactacggcatGTGCCAaagtgcccggctaattttttgtatttgttgtagagatggggtttggtcttgaactcttagactcaagtgatccacccacattggtctcccaaagtgctgggattacaggtgtgagccaccatgcttggctggaatttccttctttttaaaggctgaatagtattccactgtgtatatataccacattttcttttttcttcattgacacataataattgtacatatttatggggtacctgtGCTATTTTGACTCATGCATACAATGTACAATGATAAAACCAAGATAATTGGGATATCCactatctcaaacatttatcatttctttgtcttgGAAACATATCaaatctcttctagctattttgaaatacacaataaattattaactatagtaacACTACTGTGGAactgaacactagaacttattcattcAATCTGACTGgatttttgtattcattaaccaaCCTCTTTATGCATTCTGTCCCTCTACCCTTCCTAGcctttggtaaccaccattctactctctacttccatgagatccatgtttttagctcccacatgagtgagcatacaatatttgcctttctgtgctgacttatttcacttaacataatgtcctcagggttcatccatgttgctgcagatgacaggatttcattctcttCTGTTGCTGAATACtgttccactgtgtatatatacacattttcttttttttttagattgagtcttgctctgtcacccagtttggagtgcagtggcatgacctcagctcactgcaacctctgcgtcttaggcagcaatcctcccatcttagcctcccgagtagctaagactacaggtgcatgccaccatgcccagctaaattttgtattttgagccactgcacccagcctatatacacattttctttttttttattattagagatgaagtctcactctgttgcccatgttggagtgcagtggtgtgaccttggctcactgcaacctctgcctccggggttcaaatgagtctcctgcttcagtctcccgagtagctgggactacaggcacctgccaccatgcccagctaatttttgtatttttagtagagacagggtttcaccatgttggccaggctggtctcaaactcctgacctcatgtgatccacccacttcggcttcccaaagtgctgggattacaggcatgaggcactgtgcccggcctacattttcttttctttcgtttttttgagacagagtttcactcttgttgcccaggccagagtgcgatggcacaatctcagctcactgcaacctctgcctcctgggttcaagggattctcctgactcagtctcctgagt
This DNA window, taken from Homo sapiens chromosome 6 genomic scaffold, GRCh38.p14 alternate locus group ALT_REF_LOCI_5 HSCHR6_MHC_MCF_CTG1, encodes the following:
- the MDC1 gene encoding mediator of DNA damage checkpoint protein 1 isoform X5 gives rise to the protein MGHPTFPTCQQFPSRVAYFQIMEDTQAIDWDVEEEEETEQSSESLRCNVEPVGRLHIFSGAHGPEKDFPLHLGKNVVGRMPDCSVALPFPSISKQHAEIEILAWDKAPILRDCGSLNGTQILRPPKVLSPGVSHRLRDQELILFADLLCQYHRLDVSLPFVSRGPLTVEETPRVQGETQPQRLLLAEDSEEEVDFLSERRMVKKSRTTSSSVIVPESDEEGHSPVLGGLGPPFAFNLNSDTDVEEGQQPATEEASSAARRGATVEAKQSEAEVVTEIQLEKDQPLVKERDNDTKVKRGAGNGVVPAGVILERSQPPGEDSDTDVDDDSRPPGRPAEVHLERAQPFGFIDSDTDAEEERIPATPVVIPMKKRKIFHGVGTRGPGAPGLAHLQESQAGSDTDVEEGKAPQAVPLEKSQASMVINSDTDDEEEVSAALTLAHLKESQPAIWNRDAEEDMPQRVVLLQRSQTTTERDSDTDVEEEELPVENREAVLKDHTKIRALVRAHSEKDQPPFGDSDDSVEADKSSPGIHLERSQASTTVDINTQVEKEVPPGSAIIHIKKHQVSVEGTNQTDVKAVGGPAKLLVVSLEEAWPLHGDCETDAEEGTSLTASVVADVRKSQLPAEGDAGAEWAAAVLKQERAHEVGAQGGPPVAQVEQDLPISRENLTDLVVDTDTLGESTQPQREGAQVPTGREREQHVGGTKDSEDNYGDSEDLDLQATQCFLENQGLEAVQSMEDEPTQAFMLTPPQELGPSHCSFQTTGTLDEPWEVLATQPFCLRESEDSETQPFDTHLEAYGPCLSPPRAIPGDQHPESPVHTEPMGIQGRGRQTVDKVMGLLNCKMPPAEKASRIRAAEKVSRGDQESPDACLPPTVPEAPAPPQKPLNSQSQKHLAPPPLLSPLLPSIKPTVRKTRQDGSQEAPEAPLSSELEPFHPKPKIRTRKSSRMTPFPATSAAPEPHPSTSTAQPVTPKPTSQATRSRTNRSSVKTPEPVVPTAPELQPSTSTDQPVTSEPTSQVTRGRKSRSSVKTPETVVPTALELQPSTSTDRPVTSEPTSQATRGRKNRSSVKTPEPVVPTAPELQPSTSTDQPVTSEPTYQATRGRKNRSSVKTPEPVVPTAPELRPSTSTDRPVTPKPTSRTTRSRTNMSSVKTPETVVPTAPELQISTSTDQPVTPKPTSRTTRSRTNMSSVKNPESTVPIAPELPPSTSTEQPVTPEPTSRATRGRKNRSSGKTPETLVPTAPKLEPSTSTDQPVTPEPTSQATRGRTNRSSVKTPETVVPTAPELQPSTSTDQPVTPEPTSQATRGRTDRSSVKTPETVVPTAPELQASASTDQPVTSEPTSRTTRGRKNRSSVKTPETVVPAAPELQPSTSTDQPVTPEPTSRATRGRTNRSSVKTPESIVPIAPELQPSTSRNQLVTPEPTSRATRCRTNRSSVKTPEPVVPTAPEPHPTTSTDQPVTPKLTSRATRRKTNRSSVKTPKPVEPAASDLEPFTPTDQSVTPEAIAQGGQSKTLRSSTVRAMPVPTTPEFQSPVTTDQPISPEPITQPSCIKRQRAAGNPGSLAAPIDHKPCSAPLEPKSQASRNQRWGAVRAAESLTAIPEPASPQLLETPIHASQIQKVEPAGRSRFTPELQPKASQSRKRSLATMDSPPHQKQPQRGEVSQKTVIIKEEEEDTAEKPGKEEDVVTPKPGKRKRDQAEEEPNRIPSRSLRRTKLNQESTAPKVLFTGVVDARGERAVLALGGSLAGSAAEASHLVTDRIRRTVKFLCALGRGIPILSLDWLHQSRKAGFFLPPDEYVVTDPEQEKNFGFSLQDALSRARERRLLEGYEIYVTPGVQPPPPQMGEIISCCGGTYLPSMPRSYKPQRVVITCPQDFPHCSIPLRVGLPLLSPEFLLTGVLKQEAKPEAFVLSPLEMSST